AGCGGCGGACGAACGCGACCGATGCCGCCTCGTCGCCCAGCGCGAAGCCGGCGACGAGTGAGGCGTCGTCGGTCCGGTCCGCACGAGAGAACAGCTCCACATCTCATTGGTACGTCCGAAACGGCCGGAGGGATTGCGCAGAGCGGCAGACAGGGGCTCCGCAATCCGTTCGTCCTCCCCGTTCGTACAACCAACCCGGGCAGAGAAGGGACGGAAGATCATGAGCAGAAGCGGGATCGCAGTGGCCGCCTTCGCATGCGCGGCCGTACTGGGACTGGCGGGGTGCGGGGGTGGCGGCGGTGGCAGCGGAAATGGCACGAGCGGTGGTGGTACGGCCACGGCATCGGTGGCCAGGGACGCGTCCGTGGTCAAGACCGCCAACTCGTCGCTGGGGGACATCCTCGTCGACGGCAGCGGGCACACGCTGTATCTGTTCACCGACGACGGCAAGAACACCAACTCGATGAACTGCGACGCGAGTTGTCTGAAGCTGTGGCCGCCGGTGGAAGGCAAGCCGTCGGCCGGCTCCGGTGCCGACGCGAAACTGATCGCCACCACGAAGGGCGACAAGCCGCAGGCGACCTACGCCGGACATCCGCTGTACTACTACGCCAACGACAAGGCCGTCGGCGACACGAACGGCCAGGGCATCGACAAGATCTGGTACGTCCTCGACTCCGGTGGCAAGGCGATCACCAAGTCGGCCGACACCGGCAGCGGCGGTGGTAATGGCTACTGAGCGTGTCTGGGGGCCCGAGCGCGCTCCGGGGGCCGCCGCGACGCGGCGGCCCCCGGAGGGTCACCCGTGCCAGGACCGCCACAGCGCCGCGTACGCGCCGTCGGCGGCGACCAGCTGGTCGTGGCTGCCGAGCTCGCTGATGCGGCCCGCCTCGACGACGGCGATGACGTCGGCGTCATGGGCGGTGTGCAGCCGGTGGGCGATGGCGACGACGGTGCGGCCGTCCAGGACCCGGGCCAGCGAGCGCTCCAGGTGACGGGCAGCGCGCGGGTCGAGCAGCGAGGTCGCCTCGTCCAGGACCAGCGTGTGCGGGTCGGCGAGCACCAGCCGGGCCAGCGCGATCTGCTGGGCCTGGGCCGGGGTGAGCGAGTGCCCGCCCGAGCCGACCTCGGTGTCCAGACCGTCGTCCAGCGCCCGTGCCCAGCCATCCGCGTCGACGGCGCCCAGTGCCGCCCACAGCTCGGCATCGACCGCACCCGTCCTGGCGAGCAGCAGGTTGTCGCGCAGCGAGCCCACGAAGACGTGGTGCTCCTGGTTGACCAGGGCCACATGGGAGCGCACCTCCTCCGCGGGCATCCGGGACAGCTCGGCGCCGCCCAGGGTGATCCGGCCGTCGCGGGGAGCGTAGATCCCGGCGAGCAGCCGGCCCAGCGTGGACTTGCCCGCCCCCGAGGGGCCGACCAGGGCCAGCCGTGTGCCGGGCGCGACCTCCAGGGAGACCTTGCGCAGCACGTCCACGCCCTCCCGGTAGCCGAAGTGCACCTCGTCCGCGTGCACGTCGCGCCCGTCCGGGACCACCGTCGCGTCGCCCGCGGCCGGCTCGATGTCCCGCACACCGACCAGGCGGGCCAGCGAGACCTGGGCGACCTGCAACTCGTCGTACCAGCGCAGGATGAGGCCCACCGGGTCGACGAGCATCTGCGCGATCAGCGCGCCCGTGGTCAGCTGCCCGACTCCGATCCAGCCCTGCAGGACGAAGACCCCGCCGATCATCAGCACCGAGCAGAGGACCGTCACATGGGTCATGTTGATGACCGGGAAGAGCACCGACCGCAGCCACAGTGTGTACCGCTCCCAGGCGGTCCACTCCTTGACACGGCGCTCCGACAGGTCGATGCGGCGCTCGCCCAGACGGTGGGCCTCGACGGTGCGTCCGGCGTCCACGGTCTCGGCGAGGACGGCGGCCACGGCGGCGTATCCGGCGGCCTCCGAGCGGTAGGCGGACGGCGCCCGCTTGAAGTACCAGCGGCAGCCGACCACCAGCAGGGGCACGGCGACCAGCACGGCGGGGGCGAGCGGCGGCGCTGTCACGGCGAGCCCGCCGAGCAGCAGTGCCGCCCACACCACGCCGATGGCCAGCTGCGGCACGGCCTCGCGCATCGCGTTGGCCAGCCGGTCGATGTCCGTGGTGATGCGCGAGAGCAGGTCACCCGTTCCGGCTCGCTCCAGAACGCCCGGCGGCAGTCCCACCGACCGTACGAGGAAGTCCTCGCGCAGGTCGGCCAGCATCCGTTCGCCGAGCATCGCGCCGCGCAGCCGCACCTGCCGTACGAACACGGCCTGCACGAACAGCGCGACGACGAACAGCGCGATGGTGCGCTCCAGATGGAGTTCGCGCGCGCCGTCCGAGACCCGCTCGACGACCGCGCCCAGCAGATAGGGCCCGGCCATCGAGGCCACGACGGCAGCCGTGTTGACGGTGACCAGCAGCAGGAAGGCCCGGCGGTGCCGTTGGAACAGTTCGGTCACGTAGGCGCGTACGGTCGCGGGGGCGCCGACGGGCAGGGTGTTCGCCGTCGTCGGGGCGGCCGGGTCGTACGCCGGGGGCGCCACGCCGATCATGCGGTCTCCTCGATTTCTTCCAGTGTGTCCAGGGTGGTCCGGGCGCCGCTCAGCGCGGCCTCGTCGTCGGTCTCGCGGGTCACGACGGCCCGGTACCGGGCGTCGCTGTGCACCAGTTCGCGGTGCAGGCCGACCGCGGTGACCTCGCCCTCGTGGACCAGCACGACCCGGTCCGCGTGGTCCAGGAGCAGCGGCGAGGAGGTGAAGACGACCGTCGTGCGCCCGGAGCGCAGGGCACGCACCCCGTCGGCGACCCGTGCCTCGGTGTGCGAGTCGACGGCGGACGTCGGCTCGTCCAGGACGAGCACCTCCGGGTCCGTGATCAGCGACCGGGCCAGCGCGAGACGCTGGCGTTGGCCGCCCGACAGGGACCGCCCGCGCTCGGTGATCGTGGCGTCCATCGGGTCCTCGGCGTCCAGCGACCCCTGGGCGAGTGCGTCCAGGACGTCGCCGCACTGCGCGGCGGCCAGCGCCTCGGCGGCGCTCACCGCACCGGAGGAGGGCACGTCGAGCAGTTCACGTAGCGCGCCCGACAGCAGCACCGGGTCCTTGTCCTGGACCAGGACGGCGGTGCGGGCCGAGTCGAGCGGCAGCTCGTCCAGCGGGACCCCGCCGAGCAGCGCCGAGGCGCCTTCCTCCGACGGGTGCCCGCCCAGCCGTTCGGCGAGCAGCCCTGCCGCGTCCGGGTCGCCGCACACCACGGCGGTGAGCCGTCCGGCGGGCGCCAGTAGTCCGGTCGCCGGGTCGTACAGATCGCCGGTCGGTACGACGGCCTCGCGCGAGCCCTCGGTGTCCGTCACCCGTTCCAGCGACAGCACGCGGGCGGCGCGCTTGGCGGACGGGCGGGAGAAGGAGTACGCCATGGCGATCTCCTCGAAGTGCCGCAGCGGATAGGTGAGCAGCATGACCGCGCTGTACACGGTGACCAGTTCGCCGACCGTGATCCGGCCGTCGCGGGCCAGGTGCACTCCGTGCCAGACGACGGCGATCATCAGCAGGCCCGGCAGCAGTACCTGGATCGCCGAGATCAGCGCCCACATCCGGGCACTGCGCACGGCAGCGTGCCGTACCTCCTGCGAGGCCCTGCGGTAGCGGTCCAGGAACAGTTCCTCGCCGCCGATGCCGCGCAGCACCCGCAGGCCGGCAACGGTGTCCGAGGCCAGTTCGGTCGCGCGCCCGGCCTTCTCGCGCTGGACGTCGGCGCGCCGGGTCGCGCGAGGCAGCAGCGGCAGCACGGCGAGCGCCAGCACGGGCACGCCCACGGCGACGATCACGCCGAGCGCCGGCTGGTAGACGACCAGGCCCACGCAGACCAGCACCACGGTGACCGCCGCCGCCGCGAACCGCGACACGGCCTCGACGAACCAGCCGATCTTCTCGACATCGCCGGTGGAGACGGCGACGACCTCACCGGCGGCGACGCGCCGGGTGAGCGCGGAGCCAAGGTGGGCCGTCTTGCGGGCCAGCAGTTGCTGGACGCGCGCGGCGGCCGTGATCCAGTTGGTGACGGCGGTCCGGTGCAGCATGGTGTCGCCCAGCGCGATCCCGACGCCGCACAGCACCATCAGCCCGCCGGCCAGGGCGAGCCGGGTGCCCGAGCGGTCGACGACCGCCTGGATGGCGAGGCCGACGCCGAACGGCAGCGCGGAGACGGCGACGAAGTGCAGCAGGCCCCAGGCGAGGGCCTTCATCTGTCCACCGAGCTGGTTGCGGCCGAGCCACCACAGGAAGCGGGGACCCGAGCGGGCGTCCGGTACGCCCGGGTCGGGATACGGAAGGTCTTGAATCTGCATGACGTCCCAGTGGCTCGTGTCAGGGGTGATGGGTTGGGGGTGTGGGGCGGGAAAAAGGGGAGGCCGGGAGAGCAGGTGACCGGCCGACCGGCCGACGGCGACCGTCGGCAACAAACCGTGAAAGGTTCGCCTCGCAGCGTGGTGAGAAGCAAACGATTTTTGGCTCGCCGGCGCGGATTCGGCGCGAAGAGTGCGCATTTTGGTCCTGAACCACCCGCATTTGGTGGGGAAGTCGGAAGGTGGGTGCAATCGTCCCGTACGCGATGCGACGATGGTCCTCATGCGGACGGGTGCGATCGATGGTGCGGTGCGCGCGGGCTTCCTGGCGGTGGCCTGCGGTGTCCTTGTGATGTCCCTGGCGGCCTGCGGCAGTTCGGGCGGCGAGAGCAGTGCCAAGGGGGATGCGGGATCCGGCGCCGGGACCGGCCACGCCCCGGCGCACACGGTCGACCTGAAGCGCATCCCCGACGTCGGCGACCGGTTGCGGGAGCAGATTCCGTCCGACTCCCGCCAGGTCGTCGCCGTCTACGGCGAAGGCCCGGACTCCGCGGACTCCGAGATCGTCCTGTACACGAAGGCCGGCTCCACCTGGGACCTGACCAGCAGTTGGGAGGGCCACAACGGGAAGAAGGGCTGGACCGCCGACCACCGGGAGGGCGACAAGCGCAGCCCCGTCGGGGTGTTCACGCTGACCGACGCGGGCGGCGCCCTAGCGGATCCCGGGGCCAGGCTGCCGTACACCCAGTCCGACTCCTTCCAGGCGCCCCGCTACTGGGCCGAGTCGCACTGGCACGACTTCGACTACGTCATCGCCATCGACTACAACAGGGTCAAGGGCACCGCGCCGAACGACCCGACCCGTCCCGAGGGGCAGACCAAGGGCGGAAGCATCTGGCTGCACATGGACCACGGCAGCGGTACGTCAGCGTGCGTGAGCCTGTCCAAGTCGGGCATGGAGTACCTGCTGCGCACGCTCGACCCGAATCAGCACCCTGTCGTGGTGATGGGGGACAAGGCGGACCTGAAGGCGTAGTCGTCGTGGCCGAATGAGGACCACCCACGAAGTGCGGCCCCGCATCCCCGCCAGAGGACCGCCAGGACGCGGACCGCATGCCCGGAGGGGAACCGCACGCCCGGAGGCGGACCATGCCGGATGGGGGCGGCCCGGGTGACGACCCATTGCGGGCCGGGGCAACTCCCCCGTAGAACACCGCACATGAGAAGACGGATCATCATGTCCATGCTCGCCGCGGTGACCCTGCTGGTGAGCACCTTCCTCGGAGCGGGATCGGCCTCGGCCGCCCAACTCGCCGACCCGCCCGCCGAGTTCGGCACCGACTGGCACGACCCCCTGACGGCCGCCCCGCCGGTCGCCAAGCCTGCCGGCCGGTCCTGCGAAGTGACGCTCGCCCAGGCGCAGTTCCGCGACTTCACGCCCTACAAGGGCACGTACACGCCGCCGGACGGCTGCGGCGACCGGTGGAGCAAGGTCGTGCTGCGGCTCGACGGCAAGGTCAAGGGGCGGCAGTTCGACCGGCTCGGCTATCTGCACGTCGGGGGCGTCGAGATCCTTCGTACGTCGACCCCGGAGCCCTCCCCCGACGGTATCGAGTGGTCCGTCGAGAAGGACGTGACGCGCTACAGCGACACCTTCCGGCAAGGCCGCGACGTCGAGATGCTCATCGGCAACGTCGTCGACGACACGTACACCGGGGTGATCGACGTCAAGGCGACGCTGACCTTCTACGCCGCCCAGGGCAAGGCCGCCCGGACACCCGACCGCGTCCTCACGCTCCAGAACGGCAC
Above is a genomic segment from Streptomyces sp. R21 containing:
- a CDS encoding ABC transporter transmembrane domain-containing protein, whose amino-acid sequence is MQIQDLPYPDPGVPDARSGPRFLWWLGRNQLGGQMKALAWGLLHFVAVSALPFGVGLAIQAVVDRSGTRLALAGGLMVLCGVGIALGDTMLHRTAVTNWITAAARVQQLLARKTAHLGSALTRRVAAGEVVAVSTGDVEKIGWFVEAVSRFAAAAVTVVLVCVGLVVYQPALGVIVAVGVPVLALAVLPLLPRATRRADVQREKAGRATELASDTVAGLRVLRGIGGEELFLDRYRRASQEVRHAAVRSARMWALISAIQVLLPGLLMIAVVWHGVHLARDGRITVGELVTVYSAVMLLTYPLRHFEEIAMAYSFSRPSAKRAARVLSLERVTDTEGSREAVVPTGDLYDPATGLLAPAGRLTAVVCGDPDAAGLLAERLGGHPSEEGASALLGGVPLDELPLDSARTAVLVQDKDPVLLSGALRELLDVPSSGAVSAAEALAAAQCGDVLDALAQGSLDAEDPMDATITERGRSLSGGQRQRLALARSLITDPEVLVLDEPTSAVDSHTEARVADGVRALRSGRTTVVFTSSPLLLDHADRVVLVHEGEVTAVGLHRELVHSDARYRAVVTRETDDEAALSGARTTLDTLEEIEETA
- a CDS encoding L,D-transpeptidase family protein, with the protein product MRTGAIDGAVRAGFLAVACGVLVMSLAACGSSGGESSAKGDAGSGAGTGHAPAHTVDLKRIPDVGDRLREQIPSDSRQVVAVYGEGPDSADSEIVLYTKAGSTWDLTSSWEGHNGKKGWTADHREGDKRSPVGVFTLTDAGGALADPGARLPYTQSDSFQAPRYWAESHWHDFDYVIAIDYNRVKGTAPNDPTRPEGQTKGGSIWLHMDHGSGTSACVSLSKSGMEYLLRTLDPNQHPVVVMGDKADLKA
- a CDS encoding ABC transporter ATP-binding protein; translation: MIGVAPPAYDPAAPTTANTLPVGAPATVRAYVTELFQRHRRAFLLLVTVNTAAVVASMAGPYLLGAVVERVSDGARELHLERTIALFVVALFVQAVFVRQVRLRGAMLGERMLADLREDFLVRSVGLPPGVLERAGTGDLLSRITTDIDRLANAMREAVPQLAIGVVWAALLLGGLAVTAPPLAPAVLVAVPLLVVGCRWYFKRAPSAYRSEAAGYAAVAAVLAETVDAGRTVEAHRLGERRIDLSERRVKEWTAWERYTLWLRSVLFPVINMTHVTVLCSVLMIGGVFVLQGWIGVGQLTTGALIAQMLVDPVGLILRWYDELQVAQVSLARLVGVRDIEPAAGDATVVPDGRDVHADEVHFGYREGVDVLRKVSLEVAPGTRLALVGPSGAGKSTLGRLLAGIYAPRDGRITLGGAELSRMPAEEVRSHVALVNQEHHVFVGSLRDNLLLARTGAVDAELWAALGAVDADGWARALDDGLDTEVGSGGHSLTPAQAQQIALARLVLADPHTLVLDEATSLLDPRAARHLERSLARVLDGRTVVAIAHRLHTAHDADVIAVVEAGRISELGSHDQLVAADGAYAALWRSWHG